A genomic segment from Antedon mediterranea chromosome 6, ecAntMedi1.1, whole genome shotgun sequence encodes:
- the LOC140051336 gene encoding lysosomal dipeptide transporter MFSD1-like isoform X1 has protein sequence MAWLNSSKGYYRFVVLFFNCLLTFGTYFCFDMPSVLQDTLQAPDNCKKNDTTCEGGLGLSSSQYNLLYAVYAWTNALVVIGAGFLIDKLGNPVGLFLFSGLCLLGSCLFAIGSMLKGTSAMFPVMLLGRLLFGSGNGSLTIVQNRITAFWFRNKELAFAFGVTLSFSRAGSVLNFFFTKNFENAHGLVWTLWGGTCLVAVGFLSAIVTSVLDVSGIKQLGQESIVKAESKKVHLKDIVYFSSRFWLLALTIMFFYNGVFPFVADASDYIQIKYNYSDDSLTPSYYAGAPYDVSLVLSPFLGIVIDYIGMRGILALCCGLLTIPVFGILAFTNITALVCTLWLGVTYSFAAASLWPSIPLVVPPATVGTAMGLTTSIQMIGIGISNVVVGAIVGDSKDKIERYKWVMIFLLFNTIACVTMAALLNIVDKKKGGILNESRKEKRKRVSDWLEKSIQSTDYDGPTETQDALIVPGSTEYDGTEPLLPPIQPQDA, from the exons ATGGCTTGGCTAAATTCATCAAAGG GTTATTATCGCTTTGtggttttatttttcaattgtttGTTGACATTTGGGACATACTTCTGTTTTGATATGCCAAGCGTTCTTCAAGATACTCTACAGGCTCCA gaTAATTGCAAAAAGAATGATACTACTTGTGAGGGTGGCCTCGGACTTAGTTCCAGTCAGTACAACTTGCTGTATGCTGTTTATGCATGGAC aaATGCTTTGGTTGTCATAGGAGCAGGGTTTTTGATTGACAAGTTAGGTAACCCTG ttggattgtttttattttctggtCTTTGTTTACTTGGGTCTTGCCTTTTTGCTATTGGTTCGATGTTGAAAGGTACATCCGCCATGTTTCCTGTCATGTTACTTGGCCGTTTGCTATTTGGTTCTGGAAACGGATCATTAACAA ttGTTCAAAATCGAATTACAGCATTTTGGTTTCGGAATAAAGAGTTGGCATTTGCATTTGGAGTTACATTAAGTTTTTCAAGAGCT GGCAGTGTATTAAACTTCTTCTTTACAAAGAACTTTGAGAATGCTCATGGTCTTGTATGGACACTATGGGGTGGTACATGTCTTGTTGCTGTTGGATTTCTATCAGCAATTGTTACCAGTGTTTTAGATGTTTCAGGAATAAAACAGTTAGGACAG GAATCAATCGTGAAAGCTGAGTCTAAGAAAGTACATCTGAAAGATATTGTGTATTTTTCATCTCGATTTTGGTTGCTGGCTTTAacaatcatgtttttttataatggTGTTTTTCCCTTTGTTGCTGACGCAAG tgatTACATTCAAATCAAGTACAATTATTCTGATGACTCTTTAACACCATCCTACTATGCTGGAGCTCCATATGATGTCTCACTTGTTCTTTCTCCATTTCTTGGGATAGTCATT GATTATATTGGAATGCGTGGTATACTAGCACTATGTTGTGGACTTCTTACTATTCCAGTATTTGGAATTTTAGCTTTTACCAACATAACTGCTCTTGTTTGTACACTGTGGCTTGGAGTTACATATTCATTTGCAGCG gCAAGTCTGTGGCCTTCCATACCTTTAGTTGTACCTCCTGCTACAGTTGGCACAGCAATGGGTTTGACTACATCAATACAAATGATTGGCATCGGTATTTCAAATGTTGTTGTTGGTGCAATAGTTGGAGATTCCAAAGA caAAATTGAACGATATAAATGGGTGATGATATTTCTATTATTCAACACAATTGCTTGTGTAACAATGGCTGCATTACTTAACATTGTTGACAAGAAAAAG GGTGGAATCTTAAATGAAAGCAGGAAAGAGAAACGAAAACGTGTTAGTGATTGGCTTGAAAAGTCCATCCAGTCTACTGACTATGATGGCCCTACAGAAACACAGGATGCTCTGATAGTTCCTGGATCTACTGAGTATGATGGGACCGAACCATTACTGCCTCCAATACAACCACAGGATGCTTAG
- the LOC140051336 gene encoding lysosomal dipeptide transporter MFSD1-like isoform X2, producing MPSVLQDTLQAPDNCKKNDTTCEGGLGLSSSQYNLLYAVYAWTNALVVIGAGFLIDKLGNPVGLFLFSGLCLLGSCLFAIGSMLKGTSAMFPVMLLGRLLFGSGNGSLTIVQNRITAFWFRNKELAFAFGVTLSFSRAGSVLNFFFTKNFENAHGLVWTLWGGTCLVAVGFLSAIVTSVLDVSGIKQLGQESIVKAESKKVHLKDIVYFSSRFWLLALTIMFFYNGVFPFVADASDYIQIKYNYSDDSLTPSYYAGAPYDVSLVLSPFLGIVIDYIGMRGILALCCGLLTIPVFGILAFTNITALVCTLWLGVTYSFAAASLWPSIPLVVPPATVGTAMGLTTSIQMIGIGISNVVVGAIVGDSKDKIERYKWVMIFLLFNTIACVTMAALLNIVDKKKGGILNESRKEKRKRVSDWLEKSIQSTDYDGPTETQDALIVPGSTEYDGTEPLLPPIQPQDA from the exons ATGCCAAGCGTTCTTCAAGATACTCTACAGGCTCCA gaTAATTGCAAAAAGAATGATACTACTTGTGAGGGTGGCCTCGGACTTAGTTCCAGTCAGTACAACTTGCTGTATGCTGTTTATGCATGGAC aaATGCTTTGGTTGTCATAGGAGCAGGGTTTTTGATTGACAAGTTAGGTAACCCTG ttggattgtttttattttctggtCTTTGTTTACTTGGGTCTTGCCTTTTTGCTATTGGTTCGATGTTGAAAGGTACATCCGCCATGTTTCCTGTCATGTTACTTGGCCGTTTGCTATTTGGTTCTGGAAACGGATCATTAACAA ttGTTCAAAATCGAATTACAGCATTTTGGTTTCGGAATAAAGAGTTGGCATTTGCATTTGGAGTTACATTAAGTTTTTCAAGAGCT GGCAGTGTATTAAACTTCTTCTTTACAAAGAACTTTGAGAATGCTCATGGTCTTGTATGGACACTATGGGGTGGTACATGTCTTGTTGCTGTTGGATTTCTATCAGCAATTGTTACCAGTGTTTTAGATGTTTCAGGAATAAAACAGTTAGGACAG GAATCAATCGTGAAAGCTGAGTCTAAGAAAGTACATCTGAAAGATATTGTGTATTTTTCATCTCGATTTTGGTTGCTGGCTTTAacaatcatgtttttttataatggTGTTTTTCCCTTTGTTGCTGACGCAAG tgatTACATTCAAATCAAGTACAATTATTCTGATGACTCTTTAACACCATCCTACTATGCTGGAGCTCCATATGATGTCTCACTTGTTCTTTCTCCATTTCTTGGGATAGTCATT GATTATATTGGAATGCGTGGTATACTAGCACTATGTTGTGGACTTCTTACTATTCCAGTATTTGGAATTTTAGCTTTTACCAACATAACTGCTCTTGTTTGTACACTGTGGCTTGGAGTTACATATTCATTTGCAGCG gCAAGTCTGTGGCCTTCCATACCTTTAGTTGTACCTCCTGCTACAGTTGGCACAGCAATGGGTTTGACTACATCAATACAAATGATTGGCATCGGTATTTCAAATGTTGTTGTTGGTGCAATAGTTGGAGATTCCAAAGA caAAATTGAACGATATAAATGGGTGATGATATTTCTATTATTCAACACAATTGCTTGTGTAACAATGGCTGCATTACTTAACATTGTTGACAAGAAAAAG GGTGGAATCTTAAATGAAAGCAGGAAAGAGAAACGAAAACGTGTTAGTGATTGGCTTGAAAAGTCCATCCAGTCTACTGACTATGATGGCCCTACAGAAACACAGGATGCTCTGATAGTTCCTGGATCTACTGAGTATGATGGGACCGAACCATTACTGCCTCCAATACAACCACAGGATGCTTAG